Below is a genomic region from Prevotella melaninogenica.
TAATGACATCCATGTTGAACTCACGATCCAAACGTTCCTGTATAATCTCCATGTGAAGCAAACCTAAGAAGCCACAACGGAAACCAAAGCCCAAAGCCTGAGAACTCTCTGGCTGGAAGGTTAGTGAGGCATCATTCAACTGCAGTTTCTCCAATGAAGAACGCAATCCTTCGTAATCATTTGGGTCAACAGGATAGACACCAGCAAAAACCATAGGCTTTACTTCTTGGAATCCTTCAATAGCTTTCTCACAAGGATTGACTATGTGGGTAACAGTATCACCCACCTTCACCTCTGTGGCAGTCTTGATACCAGAGATGATGTATCCCACCTCTCCTGTTGAAAGCTGTTGGGTAGGCATCATATCCATCTTCAATACGCCCACTTCATCAGCAGCGTATTCCATTCCTGTCTGTACAAACTTAACTTTATCACCCTTCTTGATGACACCATTCTCAACCTTACACAGTGTGATAATACCACGGAAAGAGTTGAAGATAGAGTCAAAAATAAGCGCCTGCAACGGAGCTTTGGTATCACCTGTTGGTGAAGGGATACGCTTAATGATTGCTTCAAGTATGTCTGGGACACCCTCACCAGTCTTTCCACTGGCACGAATGATGTCCTTTGGGTCACAACCAATGAGGTCAACAATCTCGTCTTCAACCTCTTCTGGCATAGCATTTGGCATATCAATCTTGTTGATAACAGGGATAATCTCCAAGTTATGATCAATAGCCATATAGAGGTTAGAAATCGTCTGAGCCTGTACTCCCTGTGTAGCATCAACGATAAGCAATGCACCTTCACACGCAGCAATGCTTCGTGACACCTCATACGAGAAGTCTACATGGCCTGGAGTATCGATAAGATTAAGAATATATTTCTCCTTATCCAATGTGTACTCCATCTGGATAGCATGACTCTTGATAGTAATACCACGTTCACGCTCCAAGTCCATATCGTCAAGCATCTGTCCACCAGTAATCTTTATCGTCTGAGTATATTCCAGGAGACGATCCGCCAAGGTTGATTTACCATGGTCAATATGGGCAATAATGCAGAAATTTCTTATATGATTCATCAGTTTGTCTATATTTTCAAAGTGCAAATATAGTCATAATTATTGAGAATTAAGAACCTTAAAATAAGAAATTGCCTATTTTTTCTTATCTTTGCAACGGATATATGGTTAGGGTGAAGATAAAAAGTGTTATCTTTA
It encodes:
- the lepA gene encoding translation elongation factor 4, encoding MNHIRNFCIIAHIDHGKSTLADRLLEYTQTIKITGGQMLDDMDLERERGITIKSHAIQMEYTLDKEKYILNLIDTPGHVDFSYEVSRSIAACEGALLIVDATQGVQAQTISNLYMAIDHNLEIIPVINKIDMPNAMPEEVEDEIVDLIGCDPKDIIRASGKTGEGVPDILEAIIKRIPSPTGDTKAPLQALIFDSIFNSFRGIITLCKVENGVIKKGDKVKFVQTGMEYAADEVGVLKMDMMPTQQLSTGEVGYIISGIKTATEVKVGDTVTHIVNPCEKAIEGFQEVKPMVFAGVYPVDPNDYEGLRSSLEKLQLNDASLTFQPESSQALGFGFRCGFLGLLHMEIIQERLDREFNMDVITTVPNVSYMVYDKQGNEKEVHNPSGLPDQTMIDHIEEPYIKASIITSSEFIGPIMTLCLDKRGELISQNYVSGNRLELLFMIPLGEIVIDFYDKLKSISKGYASFDYHIDSYRPSKLAKLDILLNGEPVDALSALTHESNAVVFGRRICEKLKDLIPRQQFDIAIQAAIGAKIVARETVKQVRKDVTAKCYGGDISRKRKLLEKQKKGKKRMKQIGNVQVPQKAFLAVLKLD